A stretch of DNA from Gottschalkia acidurici 9a:
TACAGAGGAAATAAAAAAGATGATGAAATGTGCATTTAATATGGATGTAAATACTACATTTACAGCATATACATCAATAGATGAAATAGAAAATGCAGGTAGCGCTGAGATAAACTTAATTTTAAGAAACGAAGGAATAAAGGGAGCTAAAATATTAGAAAAGTCAAATAGTATTCCTTATCACTATGGAAGACCTTATGGACTTAAAGGAACAATGGATTGGATAACAAATATAAGTGAGAAACATAATTTAATTATAAATGAACAGTATATAAAAGATGAAGTATCTAGGCTAAGAAGAAATATGATTAGCTATAAAATGATGACGAGGGAACTTAAAAACAAAAAAGTAATTTTAGTAGGAGATTTAGACGTAGTAGTTGGACTAACTTCATTTGTAGAGGAGATAGGGCTTTTAGTTGAAAAAATCATAGTTAAGCATAGCACTTCTAAAAAAGTGAAAGAAACTGTACCTGAAAGATATAAGAAAATAATAGAATTTGATTTAAGTGAAATGGAGATAGAAAAATATTTAAACTCTCAAGAAATATACCTTCTACTAGGGGATGGAGGTACTTTAAAGCTTCAGAATAAAAGTGAATTAAAGTTCCAAATCTCAAATCCAAATCTTTTGAAACATAATATTTATCCATATACACCTTTCGTAGGATTTAGTGGAGCACTATATCTTATACAATGTTTATATGAACTGGAAAAAGGGAAGCTAGCAGTATAACAAAACATATATGTATTTAAAATTGTTAATATGAGCACTATTAATATTAGTATGAATTACTAATTTGATAGTGCTTTTAGTATATTATTTTCTTAAAAAACAACAGTATTTTTTATAAACAATCTCATTTAGATTATAATAAAATTAACCTTATGAGATAATGAATATCATTTACATTCTATTTGAGTAGGGGGATAAAAAATGAGTTCAAAATATAAGGAATACTGGTATTGGGGAAACATGGTCTTAACAGATCAACCCTTGTGGAATAGTTCATTTAAAAATCTATCATTAACTAAAGATTCTATATTCATATATTCATTCATAATGGATAAAAATAAGGATGTATTTAAAAATAGTTGGGCATATTATCCAGATATTAAATCTTTGCTAGGATTTATTGAGTATGTTTTTCTACCAACAGCTTTCTTCACATGGCTTGATAATGAAACGGAGGGATTTAAAACTCCTATAGCTACCGTAGATGAAGTTTTGAATGTAATGGTTGAAAAAGACAGACCTGAATCTGATATATTGACCATGAGAGAACAGATAAAAGATTTAAGAACATTATGGTTAATGGATGATTCTGATAATATAAGAGAACTTAAAAACTTCTCAAAAGAATTTAATAAGCAATGGAAAGAATACGATGATAGATTATTATACTTTAGAGTTTTTCAAAGGTCTACAGAAATAGGCGAGTTCGTGTTTACAGG
This window harbors:
- a CDS encoding nitrogenase component 1, with the protein product MELYKFFPKPSDRMGTIWTLSSIDEVYIVEFGPAGTTHFAIEGMMQLNGESKASVFTTDLDESDVSFGKTERLEKAIVEVDQNHNPKVIFVMASSISAIIGTDIENVCINLEDKVNARLIPITTGGYNGDYSLGIEKTLEMLCKEIVRTSDTKKKNTYNIIGSNIDMYNFLSDTEEIKKMMKCAFNMDVNTTFTAYTSIDEIENAGSAEINLILRNEGIKGAKILEKSNSIPYHYGRPYGLKGTMDWITNISEKHNLIINEQYIKDEVSRLRRNMISYKMMTRELKNKKVILVGDLDVVVGLTSFVEEIGLLVEKIIVKHSTSKKVKETVPERYKKIIEFDLSEMEIEKYLNSQEIYLLLGDGGTLKLQNKSELKFQISNPNLLKHNIYPYTPFVGFSGALYLIQCLYELEKGKLAV